One genomic region from Uloborus diversus isolate 005 chromosome 2, Udiv.v.3.1, whole genome shotgun sequence encodes:
- the LOC129216550 gene encoding uncharacterized protein LOC129216550 — translation MPKSKKQNQSEAVSKFTFLSKECIRYCDKVGTLISENENIAFLTGIKTKLDNLAGGLESAFLLIEDNEEFYDKYIQTSDQVLEALAKIEIFVSQNSGSADQKVRNDPEAKTLKLPKMTLMNFYGDTEDWISFREIFKSAILDNSQLTDLEKLQYLQTAVRGSAAKLIRGFSLQGENLKNCWDILCQRFENKRILALAQINNLFSSKITKVDNSKGLLELLDRCNEAVRNLKTLGLESNALSDLMIIRFMLSKLDELVRQRWELTLDNHSIPSLESFKSFMEKEARSLENKRESRNDSSISNRKPMDNRENKMGNSNRFRKPVVNSTVVEKGNICVVCKQNHKLFKCPKFNNMPLEDRWGVVQTHKLCENCLRDNHSQSECKLSYTCKCCALRHHTLLHRYTVAPEPVHSVSAVSNNAGQNSMCVLLSTALVNVKGSSGEVIQCKLLIDNASQNSLITRKCAERLQLNFQNTSHQLIGINGLMAETSLHSTTFEFSAHFSKKFLKINAFVVNQITSPLPNFRLRKHSWPHLEGIQLADPTFYDTSEIDILLGAELATRLIIGPPLRGQHGTPDALPTEIGYVLAGKVGHCHSDRKSVSHLTVSLNETLQKFWTVESVPIQEIQTEDDELAETLFKKSVKRDENGRYIVKLPIKVNSNLGESKTQAHQRFHLLEKKLDRNPALKEQYVTFMKEYEKLNHMSVVKSEDVHKVPHYYLPHHGVVNENSTTTKLRVVFDASARTSNQHSLNDILLTGPKLQTHIFCNLITFRSYPVAFVADIAKMYRQIRIAEEDQDYQRIVWRNNQDEPLKIFRLNTVTYGTSAAPFLALRTLHQLCDDEKENFPIASELSRTHFYVDDLLCGAASVGEARSIIPEMIKFMESGGFPLRKWSCNYPEVIENLPDHMRASTDTHSFQNDVNQKVLGLEWNETKDSLRVRAVLTEHVNSKRQLLSVIAKTYDPLGLIAPATIKLKIMLQEIWKTKIGWDDSLPHYLLEEWQTFQSQSFVLQDISAPRYLQCAKATTIELHGFSDASTKAYAAVVYIRAISETVRVSFVAAKTRVAPVQTLTLPRLELCGALLLAELVNTIKKTLSLSNEKTFLWCDSTITLSWIANPPSSGNQFVRHRVTKILSMSNVKSWNFIPSRENPADCASRGLFPNQLKDHKTWLTGPTWLQNASNWASPSTIPDVVRNDSHIEEDLFLATTASEEQSLLKRYSSYKKTIRVIGWILRYFYNLKHKERLSGTLTVPELDRSLKCILLQIQQETFNTEINCLRKKRAIPTSSRLLRLNVFLDAEGLLRVGGSLSKHPTLPYDHKYPIILPKQHHFTKLVVEHFHEVSLHGGTEMVLSLIRQQFWIIDGRSTVKKFLRMCIRCFRYSARPPTQLMGDLPASRITPSRAFENTGVDFAGPIITKCQHIRKASEFKSYICLFVCFSTKAVHLELVSSLSAQAFLAAFRRFVARRGLPTHMHSDNGKNFVGAASYLKELVRMVKDPIVQDYCASRNVTWHFIPPYAPNFGGLWESSIKLAKRHLVKITRGALLNFEELSTLLCQIEACLNSRPLTSLSTNVNDFQALTPGHFLIGSPLLEIPESDSANNHLSFYSRWRLLLQLKEQFWRRWSKDYLQSLQPRTRWTRAGRQLQLGQMVLVEDKASPQGFILGRIARIFPGKDDITRVVSIRTATGEVTRAVGRIRLLPISDCAPPEDVSDKTLIEGAEVN, via the coding sequence ATGCCGAAATCAAAGAAGCAAAATCAGAGTGAAGCGGTGTCTAAATTCACATTTCTGTCGAAAGAATGTATTAGATACTGTGATAAAGTCggaactttaatttcggaaaatgaaaacattgcatTTCTAACGggcataaaaacaaaattggatAATTTAGCAGGGGGTTTGGAATCAGCATTCCTTTTAATTGAAGATAATGAGGAGTTTTATGATAAATACATTCAAACGTCAGATCAAGTGCTTGAAGCATTAGCTAAAATCGAAATCTTTGTATCACAGAACTCGGGATCCGCTGATCAGAAGGTAAGAAATGATCCGGAAGCAAAAACTCTTAAACTCCCGAAAATGactttgatgaatttttatggaGATACAGAGGATTGGATTAGttttagagaaatatttaaatcggcTATTCTTGACAACAGTCAGTTAACAGActtagaaaaattacaatatctcCAGACAGCTGTTCGTGGAAGTGCAGCCAAATTAATTCGTGGCTTTTCCCTCCAAGGAGAGAacttaaaaaactgttgggatattttatgtcagagattTGAAAACAAACGCATTTTAGCCTTAGCTCAAATAAATAACTTGTTTTCGTCTAAAATAACAAAGGTTGATAATTCGAAAGGTCTACTGGAGTTGTTAGATAGATGCAATGAAGCAGTCAGAAATCTAAAAACATTAGGTTTGGAGTCTAACGCTCTAAGTGACTTAATGATAATTCGATTCATGCTTTCCAAATTGGATGAGTTGGTTAGACAAAGATGGGAATTGACTTTAGATAATCACAGTATACCAAGTCTAGAGAGTTTTAAGTCGTTTATGGAAAAGGAAGCGCGAAGTCTGGAAAACAAAAGGGAAAGTCGAAATGATAGTAGCATTTCAAACCGTAAACCCATGGATAATCGGGAAAATAAAATGGGCAATTCAAATCGATTCCGTAAGCCAGTTGTAAATAGTACAGTTGTAGAGAAAGGAAATATCTGTGTTGTGTGCAAACAAAATCATAAGTTATTCAAATGTCCAAAATTCAATAATATGCCCCTTGAGGATAGGTGGGGTGTCGTGCAAACTCACAAGTTGTGCGAAAATTGTTTGAGGGATAATCACAGTCAATCGGAGTGCAAACTTTCATACACATGTAAATGTTGCGCTTTGCGCCATCATACTTTGTTGCATAGGTATACTGTGGCTCCAGAGCCTGTCCATTCGGTATCAGCAGTGTCTAATAATGCGGGGCAAAACTCAATGTGTGTACTTTTGTCAACAGCATTAGTTAATGTGAAGGGTAGTTCGGGAGAGGTAATTCAGTGTAAATTATTGATTGATAATGCATCGCAAAATTCGTTAATCACTCGAAAATGTGCGGAAcgcttacaattaaattttcagAACACATCTCATCAGTTGATAGGGATTAATGGCCTTATGGCTGAAACTTCTCTTCATTCGACTACCTTTGAATTCTCCGCacacttttctaaaaaatttctgaaaattaatgcTTTCGTAGTAAATCAAATAACCTCACCTCTTCCGAATTTCCGTTTGAGAAAACATTCTTGGCCTCACCTGGAAGGGATTCAGTTGGCTGATCCCACATTCTATGACACATCAGAGATTGACATTTTGCTAGGGGCTGAGCTAGCCACACGTCTTATCATTGGCCCTCCTCTTCGAGGTCAGCACGGAACACCAGATGCCTTGCCAACAGAAATAGGGTATGTGCTGGCAGGCAAAGTCGGACATTGCCACAGTGATCGGAAATCTGTGTCCCACCTTACTGTGTCATTAAATGAGACTTTACAAAAATTCTGGACCGTGGAGTCTGTGCCCATCCAAGAAATTCAAACTGAAGATGATGAACTCGCggaaacattgtttaaaaaatccgTTAAAAGAGATGAAAATGGAAGATATATTGTAAAGCTCCCCATAAAAGTAAATTCGAATCTAGGAGAAAGCAAAACCCAAGCGCATCAAAGGTTTCATCTCCTAGAAAAGAAACTCGATAGAAATCCCGCGTTAAAGGAACAATATGTCACATTCATGAAGGAGTATGAGAAACTTAACCATATGAGTGTCGTAAAATCTGAAGATGTCCATAAGGTCCCTCACTATTATTTGCCTCACCATGGTGTGGTTAATGAAAATAGCACCACCACGAAATTACGCGTAGTGTTCGATGCCTCAGCTAGAACCTCTAATCAACATTCTCTAAATGACATTCTTCTTACTGGACCTAAACTTCAGACTCACATATTTTGCAATTTGATAACATTTCGTTCCTATCCCGTTGCTTTTGTGGCTGACATCGCCAAAATGTATCGTCAGATTCGTATTGCTGAGGAAGATCAAGATTATCAAAGAATAGTGTGGAGGAATAATCAAGatgaacctctaaaaatatttcgtcttaaCACAGTGACATACGGTACGTCAGCAGCGCCATTCTTAGCTCTACGTACCCTCCATCAACTATGTGacgatgaaaaggaaaattttccaatTGCGTCAGAATTATCGCGTACTCATTTTTATGTCGACGACTTATTGTGCGGTGCTGCATCTGTTGGAGAAGCAAGATCCATAATACCCGAAATGATAAAATTCATGGAAAGTGGGGGTTTCCCTCTGCGCAAATGGTCATGCAATTACCCGGAGGTAATAGAGAATCTTCCTGATCACATGAGAGCTTCTACCGATACCCATTCCTTTCAAAATGACGTAAATCAGAAAGTCTTGGGTCTTGAATGGAATGAAACTAAAGACAGTCTTCGGGTTCGGGCAGTCCTTACAGAACATGTAAATTCTAAGCGTCAATTACTCTCCGTTATTGCTAAAACATACGATCCACTTGGTCTTATCGCACCTGCCACCATTAAACTGAAAATAATGTTGCAAGAGATTTGGAAAACTAAAATAGGTTGGGATGATTCTTTACCTCATTATCTGCTCGAAGAATGGCAAACCTTTCAGTCTCAAAGTTTCGTCTTACAGGATATCTCTGCACCTAGGTATTTGCAATGCGCTAAAGCCACAACAATTGAGCTACATGGTTTCTCCGATGCTTCCACAAAGGCGTACGCAGCAGTGGTTTACATCCGTGCTATTTCTGAGACTGTGCGCGTATCTTTCGTGGCAGCAAAAACGCGAGTTGCACCAGTCCAGACATTGACTTTACCCCGTCTGGAGTTATGTGGAGCATTATTGCTCGCAGAACTGGTGAACACTATCAAAAAAACACTGTCACTCAGTAATGAGAAAACCTTTTTATGGTGTGACTCAACCATCACTTTAAGTTGGATAGCCAATCCACCCTCAAGCGGAAACCAATTTGTTCGTCATCGAGTTACAAAGATTTTATCCATGTCAAATGTTAAGTCCTGGAATTTCATTCCTTCCCGGGAGAACCCAGCCGACTGTGCAAGCAGGGGACTCTTTCCTAACCAATTGAAAGATCATAAGACTTGGCTTACGGGACCAACCTGGCTCCAAAATGCTTCAAATTGGGCAAGTCCGTCTACAATTCCAGATGTTGTTCGGAACGATTCACATATTGAGGAGGATCTTTTCCTGGCAACCACCGCATCTGAAGAGCAGAGCCTTCTTAAAAGATATTCTTCTTATAAGAAAACAATTAGGGTTATTGGGTGGATTTTACGTTATTTCTACAATCTGAAGCACAAGGAAAGACTTTCAGGGACATTGACTGTTCCAGAGCTAGATCGGTCTTTGAAGTGCATTCTTCTACAAATTCAACAGGAGACTTTCAATACGGAGATTAACTGCCTGAGAAAAAAACGGGCTATTCCCACTTCAAGTCGACTTTTGAGATTAAATGTCTTCTTAGATGCCGAGGGACTTCTTCGAGTTGGTGGCAGCCTGTCAAAGCATCCTACTCTGCCGTATGACCATAAGTACCCTATTATTCTTCCAAAGCAACATCACTTCACAAAATTAGTTGTTGAGCACTTTCATGAAGTCAGTTTGCATGGAGGAACTGAAATGGTTTTATCCTTAATTCGTCAACAATTCTGGATAATAGATGGAAgatcaacagttaaaaaattcctTCGTATGTGTATAAGATGTTTCCGGTATTCTGCTAGACCGCCCACTCAACTAATGGGCGATTTACCCGCATCTAGAATTACACCTTCAAGGGCGTTCGAAAACACTGGAGTTGACTTCGCTGGGCCAATTATAACAAAATGTCAGCATATTCGCAAGGCGAGCGAATTCAAATCATATATATGCCTTTTTGTGTGCTTCAGCACCAAAGCCGTTCATTTAGAGTTAGTCTCCAGCTTGTCTGCTCAGGCATTTTTAGCAGCTTTTCGAAGGTTTGTGGCACGTCGGGGTCTACCAACTCATATGCATTCGGACAACGGGAAGAACTTCGTAGGTGCGGCGTCGTACCTAAAAGAACTCGTAAGAATGGTCAAAGACCCAATTGTGCAAGACTATTGTGCTTCGAGAAACGTGACGTGGCACTTCATTCCACCGTACGCGCCTAACTTCGGGGGACTATGGGAGTCTTCCATCAAGTTAGCAAAGCGTCATCTGGTAAAAATCACTCGAGGAGCGCTTCTAAATTTCGAGGAGCTAAGTACTCTCCTCTGCCAGATAGAGGCATGTCTAAATTCACGCCCACTGACGTCTCTATCTACCAACGTTAACGATTTCCAAGCGCTTACCCCTGGTCATTTTTTGATCGGGTCACCTCTATTGGAAATCCCAGAATCTGACTCCGCTAATAATCATCTTAGTTTTTATTCCAGATGGAGGTTGTTATTACAGCTAAAAGAGCAGTTCTGGAGAAGGTGGTCCAAGGATTATTTGCAGTCACTTCAACCCAGGACTCGGTGGACCAGAGCAGGGCGTCAACTGCAACTGGGACAAATGGTCTTGGTAGAAGACAAAGCTTCACCCCAAGGATTCATCCTAGGTCGAATCGCCAGAATATTTCCAGGGAAGGATGACATCACCCGAGTGGTCAGCATCCGAACCGCCACAGGAGAGGTCACCAGAGCTGTAGGACGTATACGACTGCTGCCGATTAGTGACTGTGCCCCCCCGGAAGATGTTTCGGACAAAACATTGATAGAGGGCGCTGAAGTCAACTAG